The genomic DNA TCCTCGACTTCGCCTGCTTCGTGACCATGTTCCCCCAGCTCGTGGCCGGCCCCATCGTGCGCTACCGCGACGTGGCCGACCAGCTGCGCGACCGCCGCGTGACCGCCGACGACTTCGGCGGGGGCTGCGTGCGGTTCACCCAGGGGCTGGTCAAGAAGGTGCTCATCGCCAACACGGTGGCCGGCGTCGTCGACACGATCTGGGATCTGCCGGCCGACCAGGTGGGGGCGGGTGTGGCCTGGCTCGGCACCCTGGGCTACGCCCTGCAGATCTACTTCGACTTCTCCGCCTACTCGGACATGGCCATCGGCCTGGGCCGGATGCTGGGCTTCCGCTTCCCGGAGAACTTCAACTATCCCTACGCCGCCCTCTCGGTGCAGGACTTCTGGCGGCGTTGGCACATCTCGCTCTCGACCTGGTTCCGGGACTACCTCTACATCCCGCTGGGGGGCGGACGGGTGCGACCCGTGCGCGTGTACTTCAACCTGGTGACGGTCTTCTTCCTCTGCGGGCTGTGGCACGGCGCGGCGTACGGCTTCATCCTCTTCGGCCTGCACCACGGGCTCTTCCTGGTGCTCGAGCGCATGGGCCTCGCCGCCCGCGTGGCGCGGCTGCCGCTGCCGTTGCGACTGATCTACACGCACCTGGTGGTGAACGTGGGCTGGGTGTGTTTCCGCGCCGCGGATCCGGCGCAGCTCGGGGCGATGCTGCGGGCCCTGGCGGGAATGGGCGCCACCGAGACCGGCGCGCCGGGGCCGGCCGCCTACCTGTCGGCGCCCTTCACCACCGCGGCCCTGCTGGGGGCGGCGTTCGCCCTGCCGCTGCTGCCGTGGCTGCGGCTGCGCCGTGACGCCTTGCTCGCCCGCTGGCCGGGGGCGGCGCCGCGGGTGGCCTGGGGCGTGGCCCGCAACGCCGTGCTGCTGGCGGGGCTGGTGCTGGCGATGACCTCGCTGGCTTCCGGCTCCTACAACCCATTCATCTACTTCCGGTTCTGAGGGGGCGCGGTGCAGCGGGGAACGAACATCGTCTACGCCGTGCTCTTCGTGCTGGCCTGCGCCCTGCCCCTGGCGGGGCTGGTGGCGCCGGGGCTCGATCCGGCCCCCGCCCTGAACGAAAAGCGCGAACCGGCGCCGGCCCCCGACCTGGCGGCCCTGGCGCCCGCGGACGTGCCGGCCGCGACGGACGCCTGGTTCGACGACCACTTCGGCTTCCGCAACCTGCTCGTGCGGCTGAACGGCCTCTTCCGCTATCGGGTCTTCAACGCGAGCTCCTCGGGGCAGGTGCTGCCTGGCCGCGACGGCTGGCTCTTCTACGACAGCACCGGCTACCGCGGCGGCGAGCCGCGCGCGAACCACATGGGCGAGCTGCCGGCCCGGCACGAGGAGCTGTTCCGCCGGCTGAAGGAGCAGTTCGAGTACAACGACGCCTGGTTCGCCGCGCGCGGGATGACCTACGTCATCGTCATCGCGCCGGACAAGTGGTCGGTCCATCCGGAGCTGCTGCCGGGGACGGTCACGGGGGCGCCGGCCCGGACGAGCGGCGATCTCTTCCTCGACTATCTGCGGGCCGAAACCGACCTGAAGATCGTCGATCTGAAGCCCGTGCTGCGGGAGCGGAGCCGTGACCTGGGTCCGCTCTACTATCGCCTCGACTCGCACTGGAACGAGCTGGGGGCCTGGCTCGCGTCGGCGGAGATCCGCCGGCAGCTGCACGGCTGGGATCCGCGGGTGCCGCTGCTGGAGCCGGCGGTGCCGACGGTGGTCCGGCGGGAGAAGCGGACCGGCGACCTGGCGGCGCTGATGGGCCTGGAGGGGTGGCTGCGGGAGGACGTGCCGGTGGTCGGCGACGATCTGCGCCCGCGCCTGACCGTCACGGAGCTGCCGGTCCCGGCCAACCGCAACCAGCACCGCACTCCGCTGGACATCCGCCAGGACCGTCCGGAGCTGCCCCGCCTGCTCGTGCTGCGCGATTCGTTCGGGGACGCCCTGTGGCCCTTCGTCTCGGGCGGCTTCAGCCGGTCGCGGTGGGTGTGGACCAGCAATCTGCCGGCGGATCCCCAGCCGGTCTTCGACGAGGTCGCGCCCGACATCGTCATCGAGGAGCGGGTCGAGAAGTACCTCATGTTCCCGGTCCGCTACTTCACGGCGCCCGGCCGCGCGGCCGTCGTCGCGCCCGATCACCGCAAGCGGCGCTGAGCCGGGGTGCCGGCAGGCCGAAGCCCCCGGCGCCGGCCGGGGGCTTCTTGCGCGTCGCGTCGGGATCGTCTAGGCCAGGTTCAGCCTGATCGTCTCCACCGTGACGAGAGGATCGTCGTCGAGCTTGTGGTGCAGGCCGATGAGGGCGTCGATGCGTCCCCGGGCCGTGCCCTTCCCCGAGGCCTCGAAGTCGTGCACCGCGGAGTAGGCCTCGACGCCCTTGGCGCTCGGATCGTGCTTCACGTCGTGGCGCCAGTCCTCGAGCTTGACGCCGGCGGGGAGGTCCTTGAGTGCGGCCTCGATGCGGTCGGCGTACTTGGGCGCATACGCGTGGTAGGAGAAGGCGAAGCTGGCCGACCGGATGTGCCGGTTGCTCGTGATCTCGAGCCCCGTCTCCTCCTTGATGCGCCGCTGCATCTGCTTCAGGTAGCCGGCGGCCTCGGCGTCGAGCACCACGTGGCAGTCGACGGCCCGCACGCCGAACATCTCCTTGAACTTCTCGGCCGGGCCCTCGTGGTGGATGCCCTCGTCGAAGCTGTACCAGGCGGTGTGGTCCCTGCCGGCGCCCATCATCAGACCCTTCAGGAACGCCTTGACGACCTTGGGCTTGCCGCGGAACACGACTTCGTAGAAGCGCGGCGCGGCGGTGGTTTTCTTGGCCATGTCAGACACTCCTTAGGCGAAGAAGACGAAGGTGACGATCACGAAGATCGGCATCAGGATCGGCAGCGACCACTTGCCCATGTAGCCGAAGAAGCTCGGCATGGGGATGCCGGCCTCCTCGGCGATGGCCTTGACCATGAAGTTCGGCGCGTTGCCGATGTAGGTCACCGAGCCCATGAACACGGCGCCGGCCGAGATGGCCGTCAGGTCGTGGATGAACTCCAGGTTCTTCAGCTCGGAGCCCAGGTAGCCCAGCATGCCGGGGATCTCGGCCTCGACCTTGCCGAGGTCGCCGAGGGCCGCGTTGAAGAACGTCAGGTAGGTGGGCGCGTTGTCGAGGAAGCTCGACAGGATGCCGGTGGCCCAGAAGTAGCGCACCGGGCCGTGCACGTTGTTGGTCAGGTCGGCCAGGGCGCCGGCCGGTCCGGCCTTCAGGATGGCCAGGGCCGGGATGATGGTCATGAAGATGCCGGCGAAGAGGTAGGCGACCTCCTGGATGGGGAACCAGCTGAAGCCGTTCTTCTCGCGCAGGGACTTCTGCGTGGTGACCATGCTGAGCACGCCCATGGCGATGATGATGACGTCCTTCAGCCAGTTCTGCAGGGGCACCTTCACGGCGTGGCTGCCGCCGGCGTAGACCGTCACCTCGTTGAGGTGCAGCGAGCCGGACATGATCACGGCGCCCATGACGCCCAGCAGGAAGAAGAAGTTGTGCCAGCCCTCGATGCGGATGCCGCCCTCGCCGGGCTGGGCCGCCGGCACGTTCTCCTCCTTGCGGTAGAAGTAGGAGTCGAAGAAGAAGAACACCACCAGCAGCAGGCCGCTCGTCAGCAGCATCTCCTTCAGCAGGCCGGTCGTGACCCAGAAGAAGGGCACCTTGTGCAGGAAGCCGAGGAAGAGCGGCGGGTCGCCCAGGGGCGTCAGGCTGCCGCCGATGTTGGCCACCAGGAAGATGAAGAAGATGATCAGGTGCACCTTGTGCCTGCGCCAGTCGTTGGCCCGCAGCAGGGGCCGGATGAGCACCATCGCCGCGCCGGTGGTCCCGATCAGGGAGGCCAGGAAGGTGCCGATCAGCAGCAGGGTGACGTTCACCTTCGGCGAGCCGCGCAGGGCGCCGCCCACGTAGATGCCGCCCGAGATGGTGAACAGGCCCCACAGCAGGATGATGAAGGGGAAGTAGTCCAGGAAGTAGATGTGCAGGATCTCCTGGATGGCCTCCGTCGCGTTCCAGATCAGGAACGGGATCGCGAAGAGCAGGGCCCAGAAGGCCGAGACCTTGGGGAAGTGGTGGTGCCAGAAGTGGGGCGCCAGCAGGGGGCCGAGGGCGATCGAGAGCAGGATGCCCGCGAAGGGGATCGCCGTCCACAGGGGCAGCAGGCCGACGGGGCTGACATGGCCTTCACCGTGGCCTTCGCCGTGACCGCCACCGTGTCCGGCCGCGTCGGCGGCGTGGGCCGCGGCCGCATGCGGATCGGCCGCGTGGCCATCGGCCGCCTGTTCGGTCGCGGGGTCGGCGGCGCCGTGATCCTGAGCAACGGCATTCAACGAGACCAGACCGACGAGTCCCAGGGCGACCAGCGCGATCAGCAGCGGGCGCCGGAGCGAACGAAAGTCACAGACCATGGGAGATGCCTCCGTGCAACGGGTTAAGTTGCCTGTTGGTGTGGCGTTGACCGTAGAATACGATGTCCCGGGTGTCAACTAAGGGTGCGGGTCCCACAATAGCAAGGTATCGGTCAGGTTAAAGTATTCTTTAGCGACAGGGATTCCATGCACATCGTCCACCTGAGCACGCGGCGCGATTTCTACGGTGGCGAGGTCTGCCTGGCGAACCTGGCCCGGGGGCTGGCCGCCCGGGGCCACCGCGTCAGCTGTCTCGTGCAGCCGGGCAGCGCGCTGGAGGCCGGCCTGGCCGGTGGCCCGGCGAACGTGGTGCCCCTGGCCATGGTCGACTGGTTCGACCCGGGCACCGTGGCCCGCGTGCGGCGGTGGCTGGCCGTCGCCGGCGCCGATGCCGACGTGCTGGCGACGCACCTGCCCCGGGACTGGTTCATCGCGGCTGTCGCGGGACGGGATCACGGCGGCGCCCAGGTCGCCACGCGGCACCAGCTGGCGCCGGTCTCGTGGCCGGTCTTCAAACGGCCCTTCCTGCGGCGCTGCCGGGCGGTGGTGGGCGTGAGCGAGGCCGTCTCGGCCGTGATGCGCCGCAGCGGGCTGGTGCCGCCGGAGCGGGTCGTCACGATCCCCAACGGCGTCGCGGCGCCGACGGGTGCGGGGGCAGGCGAGCGGCTGCGGCGTCTGGTCGGGGCGCCGCCGACGGCGCCGGTGGTCGGCATGGTGGGACGCCTGACGCCCGCCAAGGGGGCGGCCGATCTCGTCGCCGCCGCCGCCGCGGCCCGGCACGCGGTGCCGGATCTCCACGTGGTGCTGATCGGCGGCGGTGAGGACGGGGCCTTCGCGGCGGCGTTGCGGCGGGAGGCCGTCCTCAGGGGCGTCGGCGACCGCGTCCATCTGACGGGTTATCTGCCGGGCGCGGCCGACCTGGCCGCCGGCTTCGACGTGCAGGTGGTGCCCTCGGTGGCCGAGCCGTTCGGGCTGGTCACCATCGAGGCCCTGGCGGCGGGCGTGCCCGTGATCGGGACCGACGCCGGCGGCACGCCGGAGATCGTCCGCGACGGCGTCGAAGGCTTCCTCGTGCCCGCGGGCGACCGCGCCGCCCTGGCGAACCGGCTGGTGTGCCTGCTGGAGAGCGCCGGCCTGCGGCGGGAGATGGGCCGGCGGGGCCGCGCGCGCCACCGCGAACGCTTCACCCTCGCGCGCATGCTCGACGCCACCGAGGCGCTCTACCGGTCCTGCCGAAGAGAAGGGGCCCGGCGCTAGCCGGGCCCCTCGCACGATCTTCCGGAACGGATCCGGGTCTACTTGAACAGAGCCTTCACGGTGCCGAAGGAGGCGTTCTCCACGGCCACGGCGCCGCCGCTGGCCGCGAAGTTCATCGTGTAGTCACCGCAGCTGTCGGTGCCCCAGCTGTCGACCACCAGGTACACGTACATGTCCGAGCCGGACGCGTTGGTGTAGGAGACGGTCTCGGTCTCGCCGCTGAACGTGTCGTCGGCGTAGGCCAGGCAGTTCAGGGGCTCGACGCAGGCGTCGACGACCCACAGGGCGCCGTCGGCGGTGTTGGTCACGTCGGCGGTGAAGCTGCTGCCGGCGGGCATGAAGATCTCGTAGTAGTACTCGAGACCGTTCTCGGTGTAGGCCTCGCAGCCCAGCGCCGAGACGTTGTTCACGCCGGCGCAGGTGGTGCCGGTGAAGTACGAACCGAAGACGTCCTCGACCGCGTCGCAGAAGTCGACCGGCTCGGGCAGCGCCACCGAGTCGATGGTGAAGGTGAAGGGGCTGGCAGCGCCGTTGTAGCCGTCGACGACGAAGTAGAAGTCGCCGGAGACGGGCACGTTGGTCGACACGCCGGAGTCCACCACGATCAGGCAGCCCAGGGTCTCGTCGCACTGGTCCAGGACGGCCAGGTCGAGATCGCCGGCGTCAGCCGCGATCGAGGCCTGGAACATGGCCGGAGCAGCCAGGTACAGGTGGTAGACAACTTCGCCGCCGGACTCGTTCCAGGTCGAGCAGCCGTAGGTCGTGACGTTGTTGGGAGCGCCCGTGTTGTCGCCGTAGTAGACGTTGTCCAGGGCGATGGAGATCGCGCCGGAGCAGTCGAGCAGGCCCTTGTCGCCGGCCGGACCCTCGTCCTTCACCGGGGTGATCTTCGAGGTGGAACTCATCGGAGCAGGAGCGGCGGCGAGCACCGAACCGGCAACGAGGATCGTCATGGCGGCAAGAGCGATGATGGTGAGCAGTTTCTTCATTGTTGTCCCTCCAAAACGGGTACTTGAGAGAAATTCATGAGGGGGTGGTTCCCCACGACAATCGCCATCGGTTGTGTCCGTCACCTCCTTCTGCGGGTCCGGGCCGCGGGCCCGGGTGTCTGGATCCGAGGAAATCAGACGGGCGAATACACGCGGCTGCCGTTGCCGCCGATCGAATCGGCCGGCGACACGGGTTCACCGCGATGGACGAACTGCTGGAATCGAATGGGCCGGGCGGCCCGGGCGCTCCCGACTCCGGAGGCGCCGTGCGCCGCGGAGCGGTCCCGGACCAGGTGCGGGGCCTGGAAGGATAGGGATCTCGAGGATGGTCTCATCGGGTTCTCCCCTCCCCTGACCACCGTATTCGTCTGCTGCTCGAGTTGGGGCGATCACCTCGGTGAGAGGCCCCGGAACCCGTCGGGCGAAGCGCAACAGCGGCCCGGTTGTGCAAGTCCACGCGTCGGTGAAGTGCTCAAAAAAATCTTCCCCTTTGATGGGGGAATTGACCATATTATTTTGTTCGGTTAACTGTCAATCAACAAATCATCATGTTTTCGGGCTATTCAGCACCAAATCTATAAAAACCTTCCCAAGTCCATCAATGATGAGCTGAACCGCAATAACTGTGACCAGCAGCCCCATCAGTTTCTCGATGATCTTCATTCCCGTCGCACCCAGCCGGTTGAGCACCGCGTCGGCGCCCATGAGGATGCCGCCGGTCAGGAGCAGGATCGCGCCGACCGCCGCGAGCACGAGGGGCGCGCCCAGGTTGTCCGGCCCCTGGGGGGTGAGGACCATGACCGTGGTGATGCTGCCCGGACCGGCGATCATGGGGATTGCCAGCGGGGTGATGGACGGATCCTCGTCGATCACCTCGTCGGGGTGGTGCACGGCGTGGAGCTCCTTGTCGGCCGCCACCGCGCGCCGGATACCGGTCTGCCAGCGCCGCGGCTTCGACTGGAGCATATCCAGGCCGATGCCGAAGAAGATCACGCCGCCGGCGATGCGGAAGGCCTCGATGGTGATGCCGAACAGGCGCAGCAGTTCGTGCCCGACCAGGGTGAACAGGGCCAGCACCACGAACGCCGTGACGAGGGACTTGGCGAGGATGCGCCGCTTGGCCGGCCGGTCCCGGTCGGCCGTCAGCCCGCTGAAGAAGGGGATGACGCCCAGGGGATCGATGACGGCGAAGAGCGAAGAGACGCTGAGCACGAGAAAGGCGGTCGGGCCCACGTCGGCACCTCCGGGTCGGGTCCAGATACGTTCGGACGGCGCGCGACCGCCCGGGTCGGCGCAATGTGAGCATTCGGGGCCCTCGTGTCCAGCGGAACGCGCAGCCGGAATCGCCGCCGGGGCTCCCACCTGGGCAGTATGTCTTCATTTACGACCTAAAGAACGCTTTAGTTGTGGCGATATATCTGGCTGTCCCTCGCCCGGATCGGTCCCGCACCGGAAACTGAGTATCGGGAGATGACATGAGCCTGCGCATGAAGATCCTCACGCCCATCGTGGCCGCCCTGACCGTGGCCGGCGTGATCGCCTTCTTCGGCATTTCGCGGACGGTCGACGGCATGGTCCGCGACCAGGTCGCGTCCGAACAGGGGAGCACCAACGCCGCGATCGAACGGGCCATCGAGACCAAGGTGCACGAATACAACGCCTTCCTGGTCGGCGCCGAGGACCGCGTGCTGCAGCAGGCGGCCCTGCTCTCCGAGTGGCCCGACGTGCAGAAGGCCTACCGCCACGCGCTGACCGGCAACATCAACGACGAAGCCGATCCGCGTTGCCAGGAGGCGCGGGACATGCTGCGCACCTCGATGGCGCCCTTCGTCTCCGGCTACACGAAACAGACGGGCGACGAGCAGCTCTCGCTGCACTTCCACCTGCCGAGCGGGCGCAGCCTCACGCGCATCTGGCGCAAGGACTGGCAGACCAAGCGCGACGGCCGGAAGATCGACGTCTCGGACGACCTGACGGGATTCCGGCAGACCGTCGTCGAGGTCAACCGCAACCACAACAAGGTGTCGGGCATCGAGGTGGGGCGCGGGGGCTTCGCGATCCGGGGCGTCGTGCCCGTGTCCGAGGGGGCGAGCCACCTGGGTTCCCTGGAGGTCTTCACCGACTTCACGCCCCTGCTCGAGAAGCTGAAGGGCAGCGCCGACGAGGACTACGCCGTGTTCATGAACCGCGACCTGCTGGCGACGGCCACGAAGCTGCAGGATCCCGAGGCGTTCCCCGTCGTGGCCGACAAGTACGTTTTCTGTGCGGCCACGGACCGGGACCGGGCGCTGACGTTGTCGCAAGTGGATCTGCTGGAGAAGGGCTCGCGCGGGCTCGCCAAGGAGACCGCGGGGGACTGGCAGCTGGCCGCGATGCCGGTCAACGATTTCTCGGGCGACCCGGTGGGCGTGCTCGTGATCATGCTCGACGTCTCGGCGCAGAACCGGAAGCTCGCGGCCATCGTGGCGTCCGGCAGGAGCACGCGGCGGGCCGTGCTGACCGGCGTGGGCATCGGCACGCTCGTGCTGATCCTCGTGCTCGGCGGCCTGATGGCAGGTGTCGTCGCGCGGATCCACGCCACGCTGACCCGGGTCATCCAGAACCTCTCGTCCGGAGCCGCCCAGATCAACTCGGCCTCGGTGCAGGTGGCGGGCGCGAGCTCGCAGCTGGCCAACAGCTCTTCCGAGACGGCGGCGGCCCTCGAGGAGTCGTCGGCGTCGCTGGCCGAGCTGTCCGAGCGGACCCGCTCCAACAGCGAGACCGCCACCGAGGCGAACCGCATCGCGGGCCAGGCCAGCGAGGAGACGGTGGTCGGGCAGTCGGCGATGGAGCGCATGAACGCGAGCATCGGGCGCATCAAGGAGTCGTCGGACCAGACGGCGAACATCCTCAAGACCATCGACGAGATCGCCTTCCAGACCAACCTGCTGGCCCTGAACGCGGCGGTCGAGGCCGCGCGGGCGGGCGACGCCGGCAAGGGCTTCGCGGTGGTGGCCGAAGAGGTGCGCAACCTCGCCGGCCGCAGCGCCGAGGCCGCGCGCGACACGGCGGTCCTCATCGAGCAGGCCCAGCAGAACGCGAACCAGGGGGTCGAAGTCACGTCCGAGGTGGCCGAGATCCTGGCCCGCATCAACGACGCCGTGGGCGATGCGGCAGGCCTCATGGGCCGGGTCAACAGCGCGAGCGCGGAGCAGTCCAGCGGTCTGGACGAGGTGAGCACGGCCGTCGTGCAGATGAACACCTCGACCCAGGCGAACGCCGCCAGCAGCGAGGAGATCGCCGCGGCGGGCGAGGAGCTCTCGGCCCAGGCCGCCGAGCTCGACGACATGGTGGGCGTGCTGGTCGATCTGGTCGAGGGGCGCCGCACGGCGCAACCCGTGGCCTGACCGCAGACCCTCGCTGGCGACGGCCCCCGTCCGGCCAGGGACGGGGGCCGTCGTGCGTCCGGGCGCGGGCGGATCAGGAGCGCGAGGTCAGGCGCAGGCCGACGATGGCGACGAGGAGCAGGGCGAGGAAGACGATCCGGCCGGGATGCAGGGGCTCGTCGAAGAGGATGACGCCCAGCACCGCCGCCCCGAGGGCGCCGATGCCGACCCACACGGCGTAGGCCGTGCCGATGGGGAGCGTGCGCGCGGCCAGGCCCAGCAGGACCATGCTCGCCACGAGGGCGATCCCGGTCAGCACCGTGGGCACGGGCCGCGTGAATCCGGCCGTGTACTTCAGACCGATGGCCCAGCCGGTCTCGAGGAATCCGGCCAGCACCAGCATCAGCCATGCGGACATCCCGACCTCCTCGTGCGGATCCGCCGTCGGCCCCATTGTGCGGGCAAAGCGTTGCTGCGCCAACCGAAAACCGGGGGCGGGGCCGGCCGCCTTGACATCGTCGCCGGGCGTGCGGATCATTTGGCCGCAGGGCCGGTCGCCGTGGCGGCGAACGGCAGGAAGGAACCCATGTCCGGCGCACCCCGCATGCAGCCCGCGAACCCGGTGGCCAGCGACTTCGTCGATCCGGCCGGCGTCGATCTGGCGCGCCCGCTGTTCGCCCAGGTCGCCGACCTCGGTGCGTCCTATTTCGACTGGGTGCACGCGCCGGTGCCGCGGCCGCTGCTGCGCCGCCTGGCGGCCCGGCCCGGCGTGCGCTGGGCCGGCTCGGTGCGCATCTTCGGCGACGACCGCCTCGAGGCCATGACCCACATCCCCTGGCAGCTCGTGCTGGCCATCTGGGCTCCGGTGGTGGTGGCGCTGCCGGTGCTGGCCCGGCGCCTGGCGCCGCTGTCGGCGCTCGCGACGGCGGGTCTGCTCGTGGCCGGCTTCTTCGTCTGGACCTTCGCCGAGTACGTGCTGCACCGCTGGGGCTTCCACACGCCGCCGCGCAGCCGGCTGGGCATCCGGGTCCACTTCCTGGCCCACGGCATCCACCACCTCGACCCGACCGACGGCACGCGCCTCGTCTTCCCGCCGCTGCTGGGCGTGGGTATCGCCGCGGTGCTGTTCGGCCTGGTCTCGCTGGTGCTGCCGGTGGCGTCGGCGCTGGTCGTCATGTCGGGTCTGCTGGCGGGCTACCTCGTCTACGACATGTCGCACTACGTGAGTCACCACGGCCGCGTGCAGGGCTCGCCGTGGCTGCGCTTCCTGGCCCGCTACCACAACGCCCATCACCACCGCGAGCCCGAGGCCAAGTACGGCGTCTCGAATCCGCTCTGGGACATGGTCTTCCGCACCGGCGGGCACCGCTGACGCTCCCATGGCCCTCATCGAACTGAAATCCGTCGCCCTCAGCCACGG from bacterium includes the following:
- a CDS encoding sterol desaturase family protein, giving the protein MSGAPRMQPANPVASDFVDPAGVDLARPLFAQVADLGASYFDWVHAPVPRPLLRRLAARPGVRWAGSVRIFGDDRLEAMTHIPWQLVLAIWAPVVVALPVLARRLAPLSALATAGLLVAGFFVWTFAEYVLHRWGFHTPPRSRLGIRVHFLAHGIHHLDPTDGTRLVFPPLLGVGIAAVLFGLVSLVLPVASALVVMSGLLAGYLVYDMSHYVSHHGRVQGSPWLRFLARYHNAHHHREPEAKYGVSNPLWDMVFRTGGHR
- a CDS encoding sodium:proton antiporter, with amino-acid sequence MVCDFRSLRRPLLIALVALGLVGLVSLNAVAQDHGAADPATEQAADGHAADPHAAAAHAADAAGHGGGHGEGHGEGHVSPVGLLPLWTAIPFAGILLSIALGPLLAPHFWHHHFPKVSAFWALLFAIPFLIWNATEAIQEILHIYFLDYFPFIILLWGLFTISGGIYVGGALRGSPKVNVTLLLIGTFLASLIGTTGAAMVLIRPLLRANDWRRHKVHLIIFFIFLVANIGGSLTPLGDPPLFLGFLHKVPFFWVTTGLLKEMLLTSGLLLVVFFFFDSYFYRKEENVPAAQPGEGGIRIEGWHNFFFLLGVMGAVIMSGSLHLNEVTVYAGGSHAVKVPLQNWLKDVIIIAMGVLSMVTTQKSLREKNGFSWFPIQEVAYLFAGIFMTIIPALAILKAGPAGALADLTNNVHGPVRYFWATGILSSFLDNAPTYLTFFNAALGDLGKVEAEIPGMLGYLGSELKNLEFIHDLTAISAGAVFMGSVTYIGNAPNFMVKAIAEEAGIPMPSFFGYMGKWSLPILMPIFVIVTFVFFA
- a CDS encoding MarC family protein, which encodes MGPTAFLVLSVSSLFAVIDPLGVIPFFSGLTADRDRPAKRRILAKSLVTAFVVLALFTLVGHELLRLFGITIEAFRIAGGVIFFGIGLDMLQSKPRRWQTGIRRAVAADKELHAVHHPDEVIDEDPSITPLAIPMIAGPGSITTVMVLTPQGPDNLGAPLVLAAVGAILLLTGGILMGADAVLNRLGATGMKIIEKLMGLLVTVIAVQLIIDGLGKVFIDLVLNSPKT
- a CDS encoding MBOAT family protein, with amino-acid sequence MVFSSPIFLFGFLPLFLALYAVVFGPTGRMSAGPARVLLLRASNVLLLLASLLFYFWGEGWLVLVMLTSAVIDFVAGQVIAHTSRPAARRAGLVLSVTANLGILAFFKYANFGVEAVTGLAGLLGLGRGPVHDALQVALPLGISFYTFQSMSYTIDVYRGQVRPTRNFLDFACFVTMFPQLVAGPIVRYRDVADQLRDRRVTADDFGGGCVRFTQGLVKKVLIANTVAGVVDTIWDLPADQVGAGVAWLGTLGYALQIYFDFSAYSDMAIGLGRMLGFRFPENFNYPYAALSVQDFWRRWHISLSTWFRDYLYIPLGGGRVRPVRVYFNLVTVFFLCGLWHGAAYGFILFGLHHGLFLVLERMGLAARVARLPLPLRLIYTHLVVNVGWVCFRAADPAQLGAMLRALAGMGATETGAPGPAAYLSAPFTTAALLGAAFALPLLPWLRLRRDALLARWPGAAPRVAWGVARNAVLLAGLVLAMTSLASGSYNPFIYFRF
- a CDS encoding glycosyltransferase family 4 protein, coding for MHIVHLSTRRDFYGGEVCLANLARGLAARGHRVSCLVQPGSALEAGLAGGPANVVPLAMVDWFDPGTVARVRRWLAVAGADADVLATHLPRDWFIAAVAGRDHGGAQVATRHQLAPVSWPVFKRPFLRRCRAVVGVSEAVSAVMRRSGLVPPERVVTIPNGVAAPTGAGAGERLRRLVGAPPTAPVVGMVGRLTPAKGAADLVAAAAAARHAVPDLHVVLIGGGEDGAFAAALRREAVLRGVGDRVHLTGYLPGAADLAAGFDVQVVPSVAEPFGLVTIEALAAGVPVIGTDAGGTPEIVRDGVEGFLVPAGDRAALANRLVCLLESAGLRREMGRRGRARHRERFTLARMLDATEALYRSCRREGARR
- a CDS encoding multidrug efflux SMR transporter, which translates into the protein MSAWLMLVLAGFLETGWAIGLKYTAGFTRPVPTVLTGIALVASMVLLGLAARTLPIGTAYAVWVGIGALGAAVLGVILFDEPLHPGRIVFLALLLVAIVGLRLTSRS